The segment CGGGCACCTGGAGGCGTTCACCACCGAGGTCGAACACGCCGTTTTCTGACGCCGCTCCCTGTTCACCGACCTGGTGCTGCGCGACCCCGGCACCGACGTCCTGGCTGCGTAGGTCGGAACCGAGAGCACTTGTCGGCGGCTTCAGAGAGCGGCTGTTGGTCGGTCGGCCGAGGAATGTTGCCAAGAGATGAGAGCACCGGGGGCGGTCGAGGCTGTGTCAGTGGCCTCCGGTTGTATTGCCGCGTGAGCGTCTACGAAGTGATCAAGCAGTTGCCCGAGCCCGAGACGGTGCGCGCCCGCTCGAAGGCGATGGCGATGCTGGACGCTGTCCTGAGTCCGGAGTGGCAGTGGCGTTACTACTCGTATGACGCCCGGTGGGCTCCGGGTGAGGAGATGGCCTCGATGCGGGACGGCAGCGGGAACGACTACGCCATCGTTTTCTCCGCGGCCGGGGTCTATGCCCAGGCGTGCAACCACGAGTCGCCGATCTCGGCATATCACGTCTCGCCCCCGGCGCTGTGGCCCGGGTTGTTCGACTTGGTTCCGGAGGTCTTTCGCGCCTTGGTGCAGGAGCCCGCCTTCGCCGACAGCAGCGGCCTCCCGCGAGCCACCGTCTGCCTGTGGCGGGAACATGCCGACTCCGCCTGGAAGTGCGGTGATGTCCATGTCCCGGATGGGGACGAGGAGGATGCCGATGGCGCTCAATGGCTGTTCGGGCTCCTGCTGGAGGGCACCGCTGAGGCGTTTCTGGAGTTCGCCGACGAGGTCTATGAACTGTCCCTTGACCCGGCGGCAGTTCAGCACGTGTATGACTTGAAACCGCTGACCCAAGACATTGTTGCAGCCCTGAACCCGGAGGTTCGGATCGAAGACCTGGCCGAGGACATTGCCCAGATCGGGTATCCGGAGTAGGCGCTCGCGGTAGCAGCGTCAGCCGGCCTGTCCTCAGCCGACCGCCTGCTGCTGTTCGGCTCGGGCACGGTGTGCTCTCGCCGCTCAGCGACAGGTGCTCTCACCACTCGCGTATAAGAAGTTATCTCATTTGGTGAGTCTGCGGTGGCAGATGAGGGCTGCGGCGATGGTGGCGAAGGCTGCGAAGTGGGTGCCCTTGCGTTCATAGCGGCGGTGGAGCCTGCGGAAACCGCCGAGCCAGGCGACGGTGCGCTCGATGACCCAGCGGTGCCGGCCGAGGCGGGTCGAGGGCTCGATGCCGCGGCGGGCGATGCGGTGGGTGATCTGCCGTCGTCGCAGGTAGGAGCGGATGAAGCGGTGGTCGTAGGCTTTGTCACCGTGGAGCTTACCGGGCCGGCGGCGCCTCGGGCCGTGGCGGGAGCGGATCGGCGGGATCGCCTCGACGAGCGGGATCAGGGCCTGGCTGTCATGCAGGTTCGCGCCGGAGATCGCGAGCGAGATGGGCAGACCGGTGCGTTCGGTGAGCAGGTGGATCTTCGACCCGAACTTGCCCCGATCGACAGGATTCGGACCCGTCAGGTCCCCTTTTTCAGGGCCCGCATGTTCACCGAGTCGACCGCACACCGAGACCAGTCCAGCTCGCCCCGCGCTCCGAGCTCGTCCAGGACCAGGCGGTAGAGCTTCGCCCAGACCCGGGCCGCGGTCCACTCAGCGAACCGGCGGTGCGCAGTCGGCCCGGATGGCCCGAAACACGGCGGGAGCTGGGCCCAGGTGCACCCGGAGGTGGCCACGAACACGATCCAGCCAGCACCTCACGGTCCCCGTGCCGCCGACGGCCGCCGCCCTGCGGCCGAGTCGGCACCGGCGGCACCACCCGCTGGAACAACTCCCACAACTCATCCGGCACCAAGCGCTCCACGATCGTCACGCGAACAGCCTACAAGCCCAAATGAGATGACTTCTAACTGGGCGTTTCACCCGTAGTCGGGATGGTTCATCTTGATTTCCAGGGAGTCCGGGCTGCTGACGTTCGGTGACGCTCGGGGTCCTGGTGACAGGAGTGTCGCTGTTACATCTATGTCCGCCGGAACTGTGCGGTTGCTCCTGTCTCGTTCCAGGAAGCCGAGCCCGTCCGCTTCTGTCCCCCGGGCACCGCGAGTCCTGGGCAGCGGGGCAATCCCGCAGTATGCCGTTGTCATGACGGATCGTCGACCGTATCCGAGTGACCTGTCCGACGCCCGCTGGGCCTTGGTCGAACCCACCCTCACCGCCTGGCGTCGGGCCCGCACCGAGCGGGCCCTCGCGTTCGGCCGGCCTCCCGAGCACGAACTGCGCGACCTCCTGGACGCGATCCTCTACGTCGACCGCACCGGCATCCCCTGGCGCTACCTCCCGCACGACTACCCGCCGTGGGAGACCGTCTACGCCTACTTCGCCCGATGGCAGAAGGAAGGCGTGTTCGAGCAGCTCAACGGGCTGTTGAGGCGTCTGGTCCGCACTGCCGAGGGCCGCGGTCTTGAGCCGACGGCCTGCATCATCGACTCACAGAGCGTGAAGACCTCCACAAACGTCCCCGCCTCCTCGCAGGGCGTCGACGTCGGCAAGAAGATCGTCGGCAGGAAGCGCAACATCGTCACCGACACGATCGGCCTGCTGCTGATGGTCCTGGTCACCGCCGCGAGTGTGCAGGACGGCGCCGCCGGCAAGCAGTTGCTGACCGCGGTCGCCACCGAGCACCCCGCCGTCCACAAGGCCTGGACCGACATGGGCTACAAGAACGCCGTCGTCGAACACGGCGCCACCCTCGGCATTGACGTCGAGATTGTCCGCCGCGACCCCGCCACCAGGGGATTCGTCGTCCAGCCCCGCAGATGGGTCGTAGAAAGGACCTTTGGCTGGCTCATGCACCACCGCCGTCTCGCCCGCGACTACGAAGCCCTCCCGGCCCGCTCCGAAGCCATGGTCCACGTCGCGATGATCAGTCTCATGACCCGCCGACTCACCGGCGAATCAACCCCGACCTGGCGCGGAACATGAGCTCTGAGCGCTGGGATGAAACGCCCAGTAAGACGTGGCAGGGGGTATTGGAGGCATGAGGACCGCCGCATCAGCCTGGGGACTGGTGAGCTTGCTCCGCTTTGACGGACGCCATTGGTGTGGTGGTCAGGCTGCGAGGACGGTCTCGTACTCGGCGGGACTGCGGTGGCCGAGGCTGCTGTGCAGTCTGCGGATGTTGTACCGGCCCTCGATCCACTCGAAGATCGCCGTTCTGGCCGCTGCGCGGCGCGGCCACGGCCGGTCGCCGATCAACTCCCGTTCAGTGTGGCGAAGAACGACTCCGCGAGCGCGTTGTCCCAACACCGGCCGGTGCGACCGGCCGGGAGCCGGATGCCGAAATCCCTTGCAAGACCGGCGAATTCACGACTCGTGTACTGACAGCCGCGATCCGAGTGGAACACCACCGGGCCGGTCGGGCGGCGGGATCGGCAAGCGGCC is part of the Kitasatospora cineracea genome and harbors:
- a CDS encoding IS5 family transposase gives rise to the protein MTDRRPYPSDLSDARWALVEPTLTAWRRARTERALAFGRPPEHELRDLLDAILYVDRTGIPWRYLPHDYPPWETVYAYFARWQKEGVFEQLNGLLRRLVRTAEGRGLEPTACIIDSQSVKTSTNVPASSQGVDVGKKIVGRKRNIVTDTIGLLLMVLVTAASVQDGAAGKQLLTAVATEHPAVHKAWTDMGYKNAVVEHGATLGIDVEIVRRDPATRGFVVQPRRWVVERTFGWLMHHRRLARDYEALPARSEAMVHVAMISLMTRRLTGESTPTWRGT
- a CDS encoding IS3 family transposase; translation: MIGDRPWPRRAAARTAIFEWIEGRYNIRRLHSSLGHRSPAEYETVLAA